The following nucleotide sequence is from Patescibacteria group bacterium.
GAGATCCTGCAGGTCGGTGAGGATCTTGTAGTTGCCGGTCTTCTCATCGGAAGCGAGGCCCATGGCAATGCCGGCCACCGGGCGCTTGATCGGGACGCCGGCGTCCATGAGCGCGAGGGTCGAGCCGCAGATCGAAGCCTGCGAACTCGAACCGTTGGAGCCGAGCACTTCGGAGACGACGCGGATGGTGTAGGGGAACGTCTCTTTCTCGGGGAGGACCGGGACGAGCGCGCGCTCAGCGAGGCCGCCGTGGCCGATCTCGCGCCGGCCGGGGTTCGAGACTTTGCCGGTCTCATGCGTGGCGTACGGCGGAAAATTGTAGTGGTGCATGTAGCGCTTCTTGCCGGTCTGATCCATGCCGTCGAGCGACTGGGCGTCGCCCGGGCCGCCGAGAGTGACGATGGAGAGGACCTGGGTCTCGCCGCGCATGAAGAGACCAGTGCCGTGGACGCGGGGCAGGAGGCCGACCTCGGAAGAGAGTCCGCGGATGTCGGTCATCTTGCGGCCGTCGCAGCGGAGGTCGCGCTCCAGGATCGCTTTGGTGACGGCGGCGTCAACGATGCCGTCGAAAGCGTCGAGGACTTTCTTGCGCTTCTCCTTGCCGACCTGTTCGGCTTTGAGATGCGCGTCGAGTTCATGGCTGAGTTTTTCAAGAGCCGCATAACGTTCGGCCTTGGTGACCTTGGAACCGGAGAAAAGTTCGGTCTCGAAGCGGGGCTCGATGAAAGCCTTGGCTTTGGCGAGCAAGTCCTCTTCTTCCTGGCGCTCCTCGGGCGTCTGGTCGGGATCGCGGCCTTTGAGTTCCTCCGGGTTCATCTTCGACTGGCCGACGGCGGCGACCACCTGCTTGATGAGCTCGATCGGCTCGGCAAGATGCTTCTGGCCGAACATGATCGCCTCGTACATGTCCTTCTCCAGCACCTCGTTGCTGTTGGCTTCGATCATGATCGCCTTGGCGGGAGTGCCCGCGACGATGACATCGAGGTCGCTCTTGGTGCGGGCTTCGAAGGTCGGGTTGATGATCATCTCGCCGCCGACGCGGCCGACGCGAATGCCGCCGATCGGACCCTGCCACGGGATGTTCGAGATAGCGAGGGCGCAGGAGCCGGCCACCATGCCGACGATGTCGGAGTCGTTCTCCATGTCGATGCTCAGGATCTCAAGCACGACCTGGGTCTCATGGCGCATGCCATCCGGAAAAAGCGGGCGGAGCGCGCGGTCGATCATGCGGCCGGTCATGACCGCTTCATCGGTCGGTTTGCCTTCGCGCTTCATGAACCGCGAATTCTTGATCTTGCCGGCGGCGTACATCTTCTCGTCGTAATCGACCATCAGCGGGAAGAAGTCGATATTCTCGCGCGGGGATGAACTCATGACGGCGGTCGCGAGGACGACGGTGTCGCCATAGCGGACCGTGCAGGACGCGTTGGCCTGCAGAGCGAGCTTGCCCGTCTCGACGGTGAGGGTCTTGCCTCCCCATTCGGTCTGGAAGGATTTGACTTCCGACATAGTGTTTTGGCCGCCTCGGGTTCGTCCGAGAGCTTTAGACCACTGGCTTCCGCAGCGCGGAAGGCTCATCGGTCTACTTGTTCTCAGGCGAACGGGATCGCGGCCGATTAAGGATTTTTAAGCTTTAATTAGCTATTATTTCATGAACTTGAACTTCGGCGGCGTCCTTTTCTGCGGCTGGCGGTTGCCGCTCCGGGGCTGCTGGCGCTGCGACGGCGACATTCTTGGTGGTTGCGGAGCGCGGGGCGTCTGCGGCGGGCGCGGCGGCTGCGACGCGGCGGCCGGGGTCTGGCCATGGGGCCGCATCTTGATCAGATATTTATCCTTGTCTTCGGACAGATCGATGAAATCATCGACGGTCGCGCGCAGTTTCGCGGAAGTGGTGCCGCCGAAAGCGATGGCTTCGACCTGGCGGCCATGGTGTTTCAGGTAGTCGACCAGTTCGACGAAGTCGCCGTCGCCCGAGACCAGGACGACCACGTCCAGGATCTCGCCGATGCGGATGGCGTCGACCGCCATGCCGACGTCCCAGTCGGCTTTCTTGGCGCCGGACTCGAAGACCTGTAGTTCGCGTTCCTTGGTCTCGAGGCCGCGTTGGTTGAGCGCTTCGAAGAATGGCTGCTCTTCACCCGTGGCTTTGACCACGTAGGCGATGGCGCGGATCAGTTTGCGGCCAGCGACGGCGGTCTCGAGGATGTTGCCGAAATCAACCTTGCTGTTGAACAGGTTCTTGGCGGAGTAGTACATGTTCTGCACGTCGATGAACACGCCCACGCGCTGGTCTTTGTGTTTGATCATAGTCGTTCTTTAGTTGGCGGCCGGAAGTCTTTACCGAAATAACACAGGAACGCTGGACCCTAAGGTCCAGCGTCCTCCTTCGGCAGGTTAGAGCTTGAGCTTCTCGACCAGTTCGGCGTACGCGGTGGCGTCCTCGCGCTGCAGGTATTTCTGCAGGCGGCGGCGCTCGCCGACCTTGCGCAAGAGACCCTTGCGGGAAGAAAAGTCTTTCTTGTGGCCCAGGAGATGCTGGGTAAGGTCCTTGATCTCGGCTGTCAGGATGGCGATCTGGACCTGCGGGGAGCCAGTATCCGACTCGTGGGTCT
It contains:
- the pnp gene encoding polyribonucleotide nucleotidyltransferase, with product MSEVKSFQTEWGGKTLTVETGKLALQANASCTVRYGDTVVLATAVMSSSPRENIDFFPLMVDYDEKMYAAGKIKNSRFMKREGKPTDEAVMTGRMIDRALRPLFPDGMRHETQVVLEILSIDMENDSDIVGMVAGSCALAISNIPWQGPIGGIRVGRVGGEMIINPTFEARTKSDLDVIVAGTPAKAIMIEANSNEVLEKDMYEAIMFGQKHLAEPIELIKQVVAAVGQSKMNPEELKGRDPDQTPEERQEEEDLLAKAKAFIEPRFETELFSGSKVTKAERYAALEKLSHELDAHLKAEQVGKEKRKKVLDAFDGIVDAAVTKAILERDLRCDGRKMTDIRGLSSEVGLLPRVHGTGLFMRGETQVLSIVTLGGPGDAQSLDGMDQTGKKRYMHHYNFPPYATHETGKVSNPGRREIGHGGLAERALVPVLPEKETFPYTIRVVSEVLGSNGSSSQASICGSTLALMDAGVPIKRPVAGIAMGLASDEKTGNYKILTDLQDLEDGHGGMDFKVGGTRQGITTIQLDTKTLGLTPEIVEKTLNQAKEARYQILDVMEKAIAAPRADMSPYAPRIVTIKIDPERIRDVIGPGGKMINAIIDETGANIDVEQDGTVTICSANKAMLDKAAQWIRNLTREIEVGELFKEGKVTRLMDFGAFVEVLPGQEGLVHVTELAPYFVNKVGDVVKVGDIIPVKVIKIDELGRVNLSLKQAKIDLGEKQEPPPGYTAQRPQSNGFGGPRRSGPPGGFRRD
- the rpsO gene encoding 30S ribosomal protein S15; its protein translation is MLDKKQKEKIIEKYKTHESDTGSPQVQIAILTAEIKDLTQHLLGHKKDFSSRKGLLRKVGERRRLQKYLQREDATAYAELVEKLKL
- a CDS encoding NYN domain-containing protein, coding for MIKHKDQRVGVFIDVQNMYYSAKNLFNSKVDFGNILETAVAGRKLIRAIAYVVKATGEEQPFFEALNQRGLETKERELQVFESGAKKADWDVGMAVDAIRIGEILDVVVLVSGDGDFVELVDYLKHHGRQVEAIAFGGTTSAKLRATVDDFIDLSEDKDKYLIKMRPHGQTPAAASQPPRPPQTPRAPQPPRMSPSQRQQPRSGNRQPQKRTPPKFKFMK